In Tamandua tetradactyla isolate mTamTet1 chromosome 7, mTamTet1.pri, whole genome shotgun sequence, the following are encoded in one genomic region:
- the LOC143689526 gene encoding left-right determination factor 2-like produces MRLLWLCWALWVLPLAGPGAALTEEQVLSRLLQQLQLSTAPVLAKAEAEELVIPDQVRAQYVALLQRSHGVHSRGKRFSQKFREVAGRVLASEASTHLLVFGLEQRLPPGSELVQAVLRLFQEPVPRAALRRHERQFPRGSQARVSVEWLRVRDDGSNRTSLVDSRLVSIHESGWQAFDVTEAVAFWQQLGRPRQPLLLQVSVQRGQLGPAASRAHQLVRFAWQAAAGGQREPQLELLALDLKDYGAQGDCDPGAPVTRCCRQEMYIDLQGLRWAQNWVLEPPGFLTYECVGPCQQPQESVTFKWPFLGPRQCIASEMASLPVIVAVKEGDRARPQVVSLPNMRVQKCSCASDGAPVPRRLES; encoded by the exons ATGCGGCTCCTGTGGCTGTGCTGGGCCCTCTGGGTACTGCCCCTGGCCGGCCCTGGGGCGGCCCTGACCGAGGAGCAGGTCCTGAGCCGCCTGCTGCAGCAGCTACAGCTCAGCACCGCGCCGGTGCTGGCCAAGGCCGAAGCAGAGGAGCTGGTCATCCCTGACCAGGTGAGGGCCCAGTACGTGGCCCTGCTGCAGCGCAGCCACGGGGTCCACTCCCGTGGGAAGAGGTTCAGCCAGAAATTCCGAG AGGTGGCCGGCAGGGTCCTGGCGTCCGAGGCCTCCACGCACCTGCTGGTGTTCGGCCTGGAGCAGCGGCTGCCGCCGGGCAGTGAGTTGGTGCAGGCGGTATTGCGCCTCTTCCAGGAGCCGGTCCCCAGGGCCGCGCTCCGCAGGCACGAGCGGCAATTCCCGCGCGGCTCCCAGGCCCGCGTCTCGGTCGAGTGGCTGCGCGTCCGCGACGACGGCTCCAACCGCACCTCCCTCGTGGACtccag GCTGGTGTCCATCCACGAGAGCGGCTGGCAGGCCTTCGACGTGACCGAGGCGGTGGCCTTCTGGCAGCAGCTGGGCCGCCCGCGGCAGCCGCTGCTGCTGCAGGTGTcggtgcagagggggcagctGGGCCCTGCGGCCTCGCGCGCCCACCAGCTGGTGCGCTTCGCCTGGCAGGCGGCGGCGGGCGGGCAGCGCGAGCCCCAGCTGGAGCTGCTCGCCCTGGACCTGAAGGACTACGG GGCCCAGGGTGACTGCGACCCTGGGGCACCGGTGACCCGCTGCTGCCGCCAGGAGATGTACATCGACCTGCAGGGGCTGAGGTGGGCCCAGAACTGGGTCCTGGAGCCCCCGGGCTTCCTGACCTATGAGTGTGTGGGCCCCTGCCAGCAGCCCCAGGAGTCCGTGACCTTCAAGTGGCCGTTTCTGGGGCCGCGGCAGTGCATCGCCTCGGAGATGGCCTCACTGCCCGTGATCGTTGCCGTCAAGGAAGGAGACAGAGCCAGGCCCCAGGTGGTCAGCCTGCCCAACATGCGGGTGCAGAAGTGCAGCTGTGCCTCAGACGGGGCTCCAGTGCCACGGAGGCTGGAATCCTAG